From Thermomicrobiales bacterium, the proteins below share one genomic window:
- a CDS encoding ABC transporter permease — MRSGLTKPIPVQYLYWIQDLAQGDFGNSLKNKRPTIDLFMQKLPATLELVIGATIFALLLAVPLGVLAAIKRGSLIDRAAMGFVSAGLAAGFWLGLTLILIFIVRLGWLPASGYVPFRKGIRPKTSNG; from the coding sequence GTGAGGTCAGGACTGACCAAACCAATCCCGGTGCAGTACCTGTACTGGATACAGGATCTCGCGCAAGGCGATTTCGGCAATTCGCTCAAGAACAAGCGGCCGACCATCGATCTCTTCATGCAGAAGTTGCCAGCCACGCTGGAACTCGTGATCGGCGCGACCATCTTCGCGTTGCTCCTGGCAGTGCCGCTCGGAGTCTTGGCGGCAATCAAACGCGGATCCCTGATCGACCGGGCGGCCATGGGCTTTGTCAGCGCTGGATTGGCTGCGGGTTTTTGGCTGGGCTTGACGCTGATTCTGATTTTCATTGTCCGGCTGGGATGGCTCCCGGCGTCCGGATATGTTCCCTTTCGGAAGGGGATCCGGCCGAAAACCTCAAACGGCTGA
- a CDS encoding ABC transporter permease, producing the protein MDASLDPVQLPLGGQKRSLSWRIFGGKADPVLIVSALVLLLFLAWGVAPALFATHDPNKIGVDLLHPPSRSYWFGTDEYGRDIYSRVVYGARIEFVISGIGVLIAMAIGIPVGLIAGYRGGWVDSVLMRLQDALLAFPSVLFAILIVAARGASQQSIILTVGIIFIPRFARLVRASVLALKEEDFVTASRAIGATGSRLLWRHILPNALPAILVQVTLTMAVAVLVEAGLSYLGLGVQPPTATWGTMLKNAQSYPQQAPWYVLAPGICIFLLVLSLNTFGDGLRDRLDPRVRRL; encoded by the coding sequence ATGGACGCGTCGCTCGATCCGGTGCAGCTTCCACTCGGGGGCCAGAAGCGTTCGCTGAGCTGGCGCATCTTCGGCGGAAAAGCGGATCCGGTGTTGATCGTTTCGGCGCTCGTGTTGCTGCTCTTCCTCGCCTGGGGAGTGGCGCCTGCGCTCTTCGCAACACACGATCCAAACAAAATCGGTGTCGACCTGCTGCATCCGCCGTCTCGCTCCTATTGGTTTGGAACCGACGAATACGGTCGCGACATTTACAGCCGGGTTGTCTATGGCGCGCGCATCGAGTTCGTGATTTCCGGAATTGGCGTGTTGATCGCTATGGCAATCGGCATTCCGGTTGGATTGATTGCCGGGTACCGAGGCGGTTGGGTCGATAGTGTGCTCATGCGTTTGCAGGACGCACTGCTGGCCTTCCCGAGCGTGCTGTTCGCCATTCTGATCGTGGCGGCGCGGGGCGCATCGCAGCAGAGCATCATCCTGACGGTTGGGATCATCTTCATTCCGCGGTTTGCCCGCCTCGTCCGGGCCAGCGTGTTGGCGCTCAAGGAAGAGGATTTCGTTACCGCCAGCCGGGCAATCGGGGCAACTGGCAGCCGGTTGCTCTGGCGACATATCCTGCCGAATGCGCTCCCGGCCATTCTGGTGCAGGTGACGTTGACCATGGCGGTGGCCGTATTGGTGGAAGCTGGACTGAGTTATCTGGGTCTCGGGGTTCAGCCACCGACCGCCACCTGGGGCACGATGCTCAAGAACGCCCAGAGCTATCCCCAACAAGCGCCCTGGTACGTGCTGGCCCCGGGGATTTGCATCTTCCTGCTCGTCCTTTCATTGAACACGTTTGGCGATGGCCTGCGCGACCGGCTCGATCCGCGCGTACGCCGCCTGTGA
- a CDS encoding thiamine pyrophosphate-binding protein, translating to MSSAVVTRETVESNVPRTLTGGEAAVETLKQNGVDTVFGLPGVQLDGLFNAFYENQDAIRVIHTRHEQATAYMADGYSRVTGKEGVCVVVPGPGVMNASAALATAYACNSSVLCLTGQIRSDMIGVGRGLLHEIPDQLGMARSFTKFQARANTPAEIPGALDRALSEIRSGRPRPTYVEVPPDIFFASGEVTIGPPVAKRSRFAGDPDLIAKAAKALNGAKNPLIYTGGGSVVANAGPELLELARMLQAPIIASRNGKGVIDDRDDLSVGQLADKELRPSADVILAVGTRFLGPVSDPIEVRPDQTLIRIDIDPEEIVRNCRATIEIEADAKAALAALVDAVSPDRALDREKLTAIRELKASLQARVESIEPQASYSKAIRQTLPEDGVLVGEMTQLGYWSNLGYPVYKPNTYLGCGYQGTLGFGFTLAMGAKVGKPDVPVVSMNGDGGFGFTLNELSTLVQHNIGLITIVFNDNAYGNVKRIQQVDMGGRQIASDLVNPDYVKLAESFGVTGRRAESPDQLAQHLADAIRADEPTLIEVPVPAMPDPWKTLKLR from the coding sequence GTGAGTTCAGCCGTCGTCACCAGGGAAACCGTCGAATCCAATGTCCCCCGCACTCTGACCGGAGGCGAAGCGGCGGTCGAAACCCTGAAGCAGAATGGCGTCGATACCGTCTTTGGCCTTCCCGGCGTACAGCTCGACGGTCTCTTCAACGCCTTCTACGAGAACCAGGATGCGATTCGCGTCATTCACACCCGCCACGAGCAGGCGACCGCCTATATGGCCGACGGGTATTCGCGTGTCACCGGAAAAGAAGGTGTCTGCGTCGTCGTACCGGGTCCCGGCGTCATGAACGCATCAGCGGCGCTTGCGACTGCATACGCCTGCAACTCCTCCGTCCTTTGCCTCACCGGGCAGATTCGCTCCGACATGATCGGCGTTGGCCGGGGGCTGTTGCACGAGATTCCCGATCAACTCGGCATGGCTCGTTCGTTCACCAAGTTCCAGGCACGCGCCAACACGCCGGCAGAGATTCCCGGCGCGCTCGACCGGGCGCTTAGCGAGATCCGTTCCGGCCGTCCGCGGCCAACATACGTCGAAGTCCCGCCCGATATCTTTTTTGCTTCGGGCGAGGTGACCATTGGGCCTCCGGTCGCCAAGCGCTCGCGATTCGCCGGCGATCCGGACTTGATCGCGAAAGCTGCCAAGGCGCTGAACGGCGCCAAGAACCCGTTGATCTATACCGGCGGTGGCTCGGTTGTTGCCAATGCAGGACCGGAACTGCTGGAACTGGCCCGGATGCTCCAGGCGCCGATCATTGCCTCTCGCAATGGCAAGGGCGTGATCGACGATCGCGATGATCTCTCAGTCGGTCAGCTGGCCGACAAGGAACTGCGCCCGAGCGCCGATGTGATCCTGGCAGTCGGCACACGTTTCCTGGGTCCGGTGAGCGACCCGATCGAGGTGCGGCCCGATCAGACGCTGATCCGCATCGACATCGATCCCGAAGAAATCGTGCGCAACTGCCGCGCGACGATCGAGATCGAAGCCGACGCCAAAGCCGCGTTGGCGGCTCTGGTCGACGCGGTTTCACCCGATCGCGCGCTCGATCGTGAGAAGCTGACGGCGATCCGCGAGCTCAAGGCGAGTCTGCAAGCAAGGGTCGAGTCGATCGAACCGCAGGCCAGCTACTCCAAGGCGATTCGGCAAACCTTGCCGGAAGACGGGGTATTGGTCGGCGAGATGACCCAGCTTGGCTACTGGTCGAACCTTGGGTACCCCGTCTACAAGCCGAACACCTATCTCGGTTGCGGCTATCAGGGAACGCTGGGGTTCGGTTTCACGCTTGCCATGGGCGCGAAGGTTGGCAAGCCAGATGTTCCGGTCGTATCTATGAACGGCGACGGTGGCTTCGGTTTCACCCTGAACGAGCTTTCGACGTTGGTGCAGCACAACATCGGACTGATCACCATCGTTTTCAATGACAACGCCTATGGCAATGTCAAGCGCATTCAGCAGGTCGATATGGGCGGGCGCCAGATTGCGTCAGATCTCGTCAATCCAGACTACGTGAAGCTGGCGGAGTCGTTCGGTGTCACGGGTCGCCGGGCCGAGTCGCCCGATCAGTTGGCGCAGCACCTGGCGGATGCCATCCGCGCGGACGAACCGACCCTCATCGAAGTTCCGGTTCCGGCAATGCCGGACCCATGGAAAACGCTGAAACTGCGATAG
- a CDS encoding lysylphosphatidylglycerol synthase transmembrane domain-containing protein, whose product MLHRVLKRLTSIPTPVIFGVSLVMALLLLWQQDALSSIRPAIRNADPWTIVAGLLLYLAGLALLCVRWNVLVTMVSGSTRHLRASEAFITSVAVNYAAPLSLALPSRAYLTKRALGLGTADTASITFWEVATDLAVLAVGTSIWILVGGWRGQGVDVDGRVVGLGALLALGGLLAIVIAIKRAARLRSLVLKMRTHFSEALRHPARRPRQTFVALLVTVVYWVVQGGVIYLLMLALEGSSPSLSLILGLTTLPILIGMLSPVPGGAGVREALMIAVASVHGANEANVLLAGVTYRIALFAAIPVLYGIIRVLIALRDGGEEEGALPDQDGLQTDS is encoded by the coding sequence ATGCTGCATCGGGTGCTCAAGCGCCTCACGTCGATTCCAACCCCAGTCATCTTCGGCGTCTCGCTGGTCATGGCGTTGCTCTTGCTTTGGCAACAGGACGCGCTATCAAGCATTCGGCCCGCCATTCGCAATGCCGACCCGTGGACCATCGTCGCTGGACTCCTGCTCTATCTCGCTGGACTTGCGCTCCTGTGTGTCCGTTGGAACGTGCTGGTCACGATGGTCAGCGGAAGCACCAGGCACTTGCGTGCCTCGGAAGCGTTCATCACCTCGGTAGCGGTGAACTACGCTGCGCCACTTAGTTTGGCGCTCCCGAGCAGGGCCTATCTGACCAAACGCGCGCTCGGCCTCGGAACCGCCGACACGGCTTCGATCACGTTCTGGGAAGTCGCCACCGATCTGGCCGTTCTTGCCGTTGGCACCTCGATCTGGATTCTCGTCGGGGGCTGGCGTGGACAGGGAGTCGATGTCGATGGCCGGGTAGTCGGTCTCGGAGCGCTCCTCGCGCTGGGCGGTCTGCTGGCCATCGTCATCGCAATCAAACGCGCGGCCAGATTGCGCTCGCTCGTGCTCAAGATGCGGACGCATTTTTCCGAAGCCCTCAGGCACCCGGCCAGACGTCCGCGTCAGACCTTTGTGGCGCTGCTGGTAACCGTGGTCTATTGGGTCGTCCAGGGCGGCGTGATCTATCTGCTCATGTTGGCGCTGGAAGGGTCGAGCCCGTCCCTGTCGCTGATTCTCGGACTCACCACGCTTCCGATCCTGATCGGCATGCTCAGCCCGGTGCCGGGCGGCGCAGGAGTCCGTGAAGCGCTCATGATCGCCGTTGCCAGTGTGCACGGCGCGAACGAGGCTAACGTCTTGCTGGCTGGGGTGACCTATCGCATCGCGCTTTTTGCGGCGATACCCGTCTTGTACGGCATTATTCGCGTGCTGATCGCACTGCGCGACGGCGGTGAAGAAGAAGGCGCCCTTCCGGATCAGGATGGTTTGCAAACCGATAGCTAA
- a CDS encoding PQQ-binding-like beta-propeller repeat protein, which translates to MLPATLTFCPNCSADMRNVPENLRSSQEQRTQFQIPSFLLTEPTKRRFDEEGIGTGVVWVGLILIALPVVTSNLSPLTLASWVLGVILTGYGIARTRVDRQSMMRSGMVTAAAGLLTLVVMGNHLWRQEQSPIPADPELASLALSPSSEAEELDASLASILTGSNPMFRGAPAHTGVLAGPGIDGNPYRSWRYDTGEDLRSTPAIAGAVAYFGTRDGYLVALDLLTRKPKWTFDLGGYPVTASPAVDGRTVYIGSGFNAFAVDADTGIQRWKSQMEYAGESSPTVADGVVYVASKENHLYAFDAASGEQLWSFKTDGLLFGTPSIAEDAILIGGDDGDLFSISRDNGHLLWKTTLDSAIYSTPAISNGRVFVTTEGQTVSAVDLETGDLIWSYPVGGASSPAVADGIVYVGSSDGALYAIDAESGGTPMWLFATGNKTVQSPVIAGEHVVVAAGAMLYSLDRETGEVVWQYPVGDTITTEPVILDGYLYAGDKNGYFYALTGDAHLATPESGSAGNSNGKPGST; encoded by the coding sequence ATGTTGCCGGCAACCCTGACGTTCTGCCCAAACTGCTCCGCCGACATGCGCAACGTCCCGGAAAACCTGCGCTCCTCGCAGGAACAGCGCACGCAGTTTCAGATTCCTTCCTTTCTCCTGACCGAGCCGACCAAACGCCGGTTCGACGAGGAAGGCATCGGCACCGGCGTTGTCTGGGTCGGGCTCATATTGATCGCCTTGCCAGTCGTCACGTCGAATCTTTCGCCACTCACGCTCGCATCCTGGGTGCTCGGGGTCATCCTCACCGGATATGGCATAGCCAGAACCCGTGTCGACAGGCAATCGATGATGCGCTCGGGCATGGTCACCGCTGCAGCCGGACTGCTCACACTCGTTGTGATGGGCAACCACCTGTGGCGCCAGGAGCAGTCCCCGATCCCTGCCGATCCCGAGCTCGCGTCCCTGGCGCTCTCGCCGAGCAGTGAGGCGGAGGAGCTCGATGCGTCGCTGGCGTCTATCCTGACTGGATCGAATCCGATGTTCCGCGGGGCCCCGGCTCACACCGGCGTTCTGGCTGGCCCCGGGATCGATGGAAACCCCTACCGCAGTTGGCGCTATGACACGGGGGAGGACTTGCGCTCGACGCCGGCGATTGCAGGCGCCGTTGCCTATTTCGGCACGCGTGACGGCTATCTCGTTGCGCTCGATCTGCTGACCCGCAAGCCCAAGTGGACCTTCGATCTCGGCGGCTATCCCGTCACCGCGTCGCCTGCCGTCGACGGACGCACGGTTTACATCGGCAGTGGCTTCAACGCGTTCGCGGTCGATGCGGATACCGGCATTCAGCGCTGGAAATCCCAGATGGAGTACGCGGGCGAGTCCTCTCCGACTGTCGCGGACGGCGTCGTCTACGTCGCCAGCAAGGAGAACCACCTCTACGCTTTCGATGCCGCATCCGGGGAACAGCTGTGGTCGTTCAAGACCGATGGACTGCTCTTTGGAACCCCCTCGATCGCCGAGGACGCCATCCTGATCGGAGGGGATGATGGTGATCTCTTCTCGATAAGCCGAGACAACGGCCACCTGCTCTGGAAGACCACCCTCGATTCCGCCATCTATTCGACGCCAGCCATTAGCAACGGGCGCGTGTTTGTCACCACCGAAGGGCAGACGGTTTCGGCTGTCGATCTCGAAACGGGCGACCTGATCTGGAGCTATCCCGTTGGAGGCGCTTCGTCCCCAGCGGTGGCCGACGGCATTGTCTATGTCGGCAGCTCTGATGGCGCGCTCTACGCCATCGATGCGGAGTCGGGCGGCACACCGATGTGGCTCTTTGCGACCGGGAACAAGACGGTTCAGTCACCCGTGATCGCGGGCGAGCATGTGGTCGTCGCGGCCGGCGCGATGCTCTACAGCCTCGATCGGGAAACCGGCGAGGTGGTCTGGCAATATCCGGTCGGTGACACGATCACCACCGAGCCAGTCATTCTCGACGGCTATCTCTATGCGGGTGACAAGAACGGCTACTTCTACGCGCTCACCGGCGACGCCCACCTGGCCACGCCCGAGTCTGGCAGTGCCGGGAACAGCAACGGGAAACCCGGATCGACATAG
- a CDS encoding methyltransferase domain-containing protein has product MTAIDTSTIDARETSNYAKHSSTNPVQRKLIDRFHHVVLGKIGELAPERFLDAGCGEGFVSGLLVERFPGMEVSAFDFNPSSVALAQERNPSVDCRVASIYDIPWETNSFDAVGCFEVLEHLHEPTDALRELARVSKRHLVLSVPHEPWFCFSNAARGKNLDIHPRGSDPDHRNFWTRAAFGRFVEQVADVEWLGGSLPWTICVARVR; this is encoded by the coding sequence TTGACCGCAATCGACACATCCACCATCGACGCACGGGAAACCAGCAACTACGCCAAGCACAGTTCCACGAACCCCGTGCAGCGCAAGCTGATCGACCGATTTCATCACGTCGTGCTCGGCAAGATCGGCGAGCTTGCGCCTGAGCGCTTCCTCGACGCTGGCTGTGGCGAGGGGTTCGTCTCGGGCCTCCTGGTCGAGCGCTTTCCTGGCATGGAAGTCAGCGCGTTCGATTTCAACCCGTCGTCAGTCGCCCTCGCACAGGAGCGCAACCCATCTGTCGATTGCCGTGTCGCGAGCATCTACGACATTCCCTGGGAAACCAACAGTTTCGATGCCGTTGGCTGTTTCGAAGTGCTGGAACACCTGCACGAGCCAACCGATGCGCTCCGCGAGTTGGCCCGCGTGTCGAAGCGGCACCTGGTGCTGAGCGTGCCGCACGAACCGTGGTTCTGCTTCTCCAACGCGGCGCGGGGCAAGAACCTGGACATCCACCCGCGCGGAAGCGATCCCGATCACCGCAACTTCTGGACGCGCGCCGCGTTCGGTCGTTTCGTCGAGCAAGTCGCCGATGTCGAGTGGCTGGGCGGCTCGCTCCCCTGGACCATCTGTGTCGCGCGGGTGCGGTGA
- a CDS encoding glycosyltransferase family 2 protein, producing MDPTSTSTVFSISKIEPAIVASEITAVDTGSASDIGPARGPISVVIPVMNEEGNLPELHQRLSTVLATTGVEWEILFVDDGSTDGTWREITRLRSIDPHVKAIQHRRNFGKAQALANGFALARGNTVITMDGDLQDDPDEIPRMLQTLNEGYDLVSGWKQNRQDPWGKTAPSKLFNWTVRTVTGVQLHDFNCGFKAYRGEVTDTIRVYGELHRFTPVLASAEGFRIAELPVKHHARSWGKSKYGLKRLFKGFLDLITVFFLTNYRQRPMHLFGVPGIISVALGVLMGLKLSWDRLVNDEIIGTRPLLLLSVLLIVVGVQFFGLGLLGEFLVQESHRPTPEPARFLRRTLGIGPGFTDSPDGDERFSSAS from the coding sequence GTGGACCCAACGAGCACGTCGACCGTCTTTTCCATTTCGAAGATCGAACCGGCAATTGTCGCGTCGGAGATCACGGCAGTCGACACCGGTTCGGCGTCCGACATCGGACCAGCGCGTGGCCCGATCTCAGTCGTCATCCCCGTGATGAACGAAGAGGGCAACCTACCCGAGCTTCATCAGCGCTTGAGCACCGTGTTGGCGACCACCGGCGTCGAATGGGAAATCCTGTTCGTCGATGACGGTTCGACCGATGGCACCTGGCGTGAGATCACCCGGCTGCGCTCCATCGACCCGCACGTCAAAGCTATCCAGCACCGTCGCAACTTCGGAAAAGCCCAGGCGCTTGCCAATGGATTCGCCCTGGCGCGCGGAAATACCGTGATCACCATGGATGGAGATCTGCAGGACGATCCGGACGAAATCCCTCGCATGCTCCAAACGCTGAACGAGGGATATGATCTGGTCTCAGGTTGGAAACAGAACCGCCAGGATCCCTGGGGCAAGACAGCGCCGAGCAAGCTCTTCAACTGGACGGTGCGCACCGTTACCGGCGTCCAGCTCCACGACTTCAACTGTGGCTTCAAGGCGTATCGCGGCGAAGTCACCGACACCATCCGCGTCTACGGCGAGTTGCATCGGTTCACGCCCGTGCTTGCGTCCGCAGAGGGGTTTCGAATCGCCGAACTGCCGGTCAAGCATCACGCGCGCTCGTGGGGCAAATCCAAGTACGGTCTGAAACGGCTCTTCAAGGGATTCCTCGACCTCATCACCGTTTTCTTCCTGACCAACTACCGCCAACGCCCCATGCACCTCTTCGGCGTTCCCGGCATTATTTCGGTGGCGTTGGGCGTGCTGATGGGCCTGAAACTTTCCTGGGACCGGCTGGTCAACGATGAGATCATCGGCACCCGACCGTTGCTCTTGCTGTCCGTGCTGTTGATCGTCGTCGGTGTCCAGTTCTTTGGACTCGGCTTGCTGGGCGAATTCCTGGTGCAGGAATCGCACCGGCCGACACCCGAACCGGCCCGTTTCTTGCGCCGCACATTGGGCATCGGGCCCGGGTTCACCGACAGTCCGGACGGTGACGAGCGCTTCTCGAGCGCGAGCTAA
- a CDS encoding ABC transporter permease: MAPGVRICSLSEGDPAENLKRLILPSITLGTYLAATLMRFLRSDMIQVLGADYVRTARAKGLREKTVIMRHAMKNALIPVLTVAGLEIGALLGGAVIIEQVFGWSGVGWLTVQAIFDRDYPLVQTSVLFVTIGLILANLLTDIAYGFLNPRMRVS; encoded by the coding sequence ATGGCTCCCGGCGTCCGGATATGTTCCCTTTCGGAAGGGGATCCGGCCGAAAACCTCAAACGGCTGATTCTGCCATCCATTACGCTGGGCACCTATCTCGCTGCGACGCTAATGCGCTTCCTGCGCTCGGACATGATCCAGGTGCTTGGCGCCGACTATGTTCGCACCGCCAGGGCGAAGGGACTGCGCGAGAAAACGGTCATCATGCGGCACGCCATGAAGAACGCGCTCATCCCGGTGTTGACCGTGGCAGGGCTGGAAATCGGCGCGCTGCTGGGCGGCGCGGTCATCATCGAGCAGGTGTTTGGTTGGTCAGGGGTCGGCTGGCTAACGGTGCAGGCGATCTTCGACCGTGACTATCCCCTGGTCCAAACTTCGGTGTTGTTCGTGACGATCGGCCTCATCCTGGCCAATCTGTTGACCGACATTGCATATGGGTTCCTCAACCCGCGTATGCGGGTGTCGTAG